The proteins below are encoded in one region of bacterium:
- the nuoF gene encoding NADH-quinone oxidoreductase subunit NuoF: MSATPNVSGGVRFLSRNFGLPGQTGIESAMKRGAYEMLKRAVAMKPEDVTALVKASGLRGHGGAGFSAGMKWSFVPKDKFPRYVCVNADESEPGTCKDRLILEYDPHLLLEGALICAFAVQAERIYIYIRGEYFYPWRVMEQAIAEARAKGLIGQNILGTGWSCDVQLATGAGQYICGEETGLIESLEGKKGWPRLKPPFYPAAIGLWGKPTIVNNVETLSFVPRIFEIGAEAFAGMGSPKNGGTGLFSLSGCVKNPGVYELPMGTPLQTLLYDLGGGICGNRKLKALIPGGSSSHILKAEECENLKLDFESVAAAGSMLGSAAVMAIDESVSIPRLTLWMARFYAHESCGQCTPCREGTGWILRLVTRILEGRGRKRDVDDLFQIADNIDGKTICALGQAVAWPTKSYVTKFRHEFDALVKE; this comes from the coding sequence ATGAGCGCGACACCCAATGTCAGCGGCGGCGTGCGGTTCCTGTCCCGGAATTTCGGCCTCCCCGGTCAAACCGGCATCGAGTCCGCCATGAAGCGCGGCGCCTACGAAATGCTCAAACGCGCCGTGGCGATGAAGCCGGAAGATGTGACGGCGCTGGTGAAGGCCTCCGGTCTGCGGGGCCACGGCGGTGCGGGATTCTCGGCGGGCATGAAGTGGAGCTTTGTCCCCAAAGACAAATTTCCCCGTTACGTTTGCGTCAATGCCGATGAGTCCGAACCGGGAACGTGCAAGGACCGTTTGATCCTCGAATATGATCCGCATCTGCTGCTCGAAGGGGCGTTGATCTGCGCTTTTGCCGTGCAGGCGGAACGGATTTACATCTATATTCGCGGCGAATATTTCTATCCGTGGCGCGTGATGGAGCAGGCTATTGCCGAGGCCCGCGCCAAGGGGCTGATCGGGCAGAATATTCTCGGCACCGGCTGGTCCTGCGACGTGCAACTGGCGACCGGAGCCGGGCAGTATATCTGCGGCGAAGAGACCGGTCTGATCGAGTCGCTGGAGGGGAAGAAAGGCTGGCCGCGTCTGAAGCCGCCATTTTACCCTGCGGCGATCGGTCTGTGGGGCAAGCCGACCATCGTGAACAACGTGGAAACACTGTCCTTTGTGCCGCGCATTTTCGAAATCGGGGCCGAAGCCTTTGCCGGGATGGGATCTCCCAAGAACGGCGGCACCGGGCTGTTTTCGCTTTCGGGATGCGTGAAGAATCCGGGCGTGTATGAACTGCCGATGGGCACTCCGCTCCAAACGCTGCTCTATGATTTGGGCGGCGGCATCTGCGGCAACCGCAAATTGAAAGCGTTGATTCCCGGTGGGTCGTCGTCGCACATTCTCAAGGCCGAAGAATGCGAGAATCTGAAATTGGATTTCGAATCGGTGGCGGCAGCGGGTTCGATGCTGGGCAGCGCGGCGGTGATGGCCATTGACGAGTCTGTATCCATTCCGCGTCTGACGCTGTGGATGGCACGATTCTACGCGCACGAAAGCTGCGGTCAGTGTACGCCGTGCCGCGAGGGCACCGGATGGATTCTCAGACTGGTTACGCGGATTCTGGAAGGCCGGGGCCGCAAACGCGACGTGGATGATCTGTTCCAGATCGCCGACAATATCGATGGCAAGACAATCTGCGCGCTCGGTCAAGCCGTGGCCTGGCCGACCAAGAGCTATGTCACCAAGTTCCGTCACGAGTTCGACGCACTGGTAAAAGAGTAG
- a CDS encoding NAD(P)H-dependent oxidoreductase subunit E, whose product MNISESLVQKAESIFLRYPPEHREAALIPVMFEAQREFGCITPEAERWVADIVGVSLVKVREVLTFYSMFRTTPVGKYHIQFCHNIACCLAGAEDLQAHIEKKLGIRNGETTTDGMFTLSYVECLGGCAWAPMMIVNEEQYYQLTPARLDQIIDGFRAGKPVMADQPTPLRGNVGEKAGQ is encoded by the coding sequence ATGAACATTTCTGAATCCCTGGTGCAGAAGGCGGAGAGTATCTTTCTCCGCTACCCACCTGAACACCGCGAAGCGGCGCTCATTCCCGTCATGTTCGAGGCACAGCGCGAATTCGGCTGCATCACTCCCGAGGCGGAGCGGTGGGTTGCCGACATCGTGGGCGTGAGCCTTGTCAAGGTGCGGGAAGTGCTGACGTTTTACTCCATGTTCCGCACCACTCCGGTCGGAAAGTATCACATTCAGTTTTGCCATAACATCGCATGCTGCCTCGCGGGTGCGGAAGACCTGCAGGCTCACATCGAGAAGAAACTTGGCATTCGGAACGGTGAGACGACGACGGACGGAATGTTCACGCTGAGCTACGTGGAGTGTCTCGGCGGCTGTGCCTGGGCGCCCATGATGATCGTGAACGAGGAACAGTATTACCAATTGACGCCCGCGCGCCTTGACCAGATTATCGACGGTTTCCGCGCGGGCAAGCCCGTGATGGCCGATCAGCCGACGCCGCTGCGCGGCAATGTCGGAGAGAAGGCGGGACAATGA
- a CDS encoding NADH-quinone oxidoreductase subunit D, whose protein sequence is MTQPDGFDPSPFVSFDVREDMTTHTGPLVEPYDVDSAVPSAEPEFQTQDMLLNVGPSHPAMHGIIRIVTRLQGELVVDSEVEIGYLHRAFEKHTEDCTWNQALIYTDRLNYVSPVINNVGYCMAVEKLLCIELPPRGQYIRVMLSEISRISDHLTCVGAQAMELGAFTVFLYLIKAREWMYELLEDYCGARVTTNACRVGGMPFDLRDGWLDKVTWAVKETRAVLAECDTMLTNLRIFVDRTQGIGVMSPERAIAWGWTGPLLRATGVAYDVRKDFPYLIYDQLDWTVPVGRNGDVFDRYLVRMEELVQSCNILDQCVARIPGGPVNSNNKQVVLPAKKDTYGNIEGLMNHFKLIMYGHGIRVPEGEAYFAVEGGNGELGFYVVSHPDPNAQDGCNDMPWRVRVRPPCYNFVAALPEQINGYMVADIVPTFGSVNMIGGELDH, encoded by the coding sequence GTGACACAACCGGACGGCTTTGATCCGTCACCATTTGTGAGCTTTGATGTGCGAGAGGATATGACGACCCATACCGGCCCCCTTGTCGAACCCTACGACGTGGACTCCGCGGTTCCGTCCGCGGAACCCGAATTTCAGACGCAGGACATGCTGCTGAATGTCGGGCCGTCGCATCCCGCGATGCACGGCATTATCCGCATTGTCACCCGGCTCCAGGGCGAATTGGTGGTGGATTCCGAAGTGGAAATCGGTTATCTGCACCGCGCGTTCGAGAAGCACACCGAGGACTGCACCTGGAACCAGGCACTGATCTACACGGACCGGCTGAATTACGTGTCCCCGGTGATCAACAATGTCGGCTATTGCATGGCCGTCGAGAAGCTCTTGTGCATTGAGCTGCCGCCGCGAGGACAGTATATCCGCGTGATGCTCTCGGAAATCTCCCGCATTTCGGACCACCTGACCTGTGTCGGCGCGCAGGCGATGGAGCTCGGCGCGTTTACCGTGTTCCTCTATCTGATCAAGGCCCGCGAGTGGATGTACGAGTTGCTCGAAGACTATTGCGGCGCGCGCGTCACCACCAATGCCTGCCGTGTCGGCGGAATGCCGTTTGATCTGCGCGACGGCTGGCTGGACAAGGTGACGTGGGCGGTCAAGGAGACCCGCGCCGTGCTGGCCGAGTGTGACACGATGCTGACCAATCTGCGCATTTTCGTAGACCGCACGCAGGGCATCGGCGTGATGTCTCCCGAGCGGGCGATTGCCTGGGGCTGGACGGGGCCGCTGCTGCGGGCCACCGGAGTCGCCTACGACGTCCGCAAGGATTTCCCGTACCTGATTTACGACCAGCTCGACTGGACCGTGCCTGTCGGCCGTAACGGCGACGTGTTCGACCGCTATCTTGTGCGCATGGAAGAGCTGGTGCAGTCCTGCAACATTCTCGACCAGTGCGTGGCGCGGATTCCCGGAGGCCCGGTGAATTCCAACAACAAGCAGGTGGTGCTGCCCGCGAAGAAGGATACTTACGGCAACATCGAGGGCTTGATGAACCATTTCAAGCTCATCATGTACGGCCACGGTATTCGCGTTCCGGAAGGCGAAGCCTATTTTGCGGTGGAAGGCGGCAACGGCGAATTGGGGTTTTATGTGGTGAGCCATCCGGATCCGAACGCGCAGGACGGGTGCAATGATATGCCGTGGCGCGTGCGCGTGCGGCCGCCGTGCTACAATTTCGTGGCGGCGCTGCCCGAGCAGATCAACGGCTATATGGTGGCCGATATTGTCCCGACCTTCGGGTCGGTGAACATGATCGGCGGCGAGTTAGATCACTGA
- a CDS encoding NADH-quinone oxidoreductase subunit C — translation MSDERFPEHLAIDKRFPGSVLDWHAQHGDRTLIVDGERILDIARLLKTELGYHFLVDLAAVDYLPRKPRFEVVYQFMNLDTKARLRVKVQSDELHPEVPSLTPLWPIANWLEREVWDLMGVTFRDHPNLKRILLYEEFEGHPLRKDYPRTGRQPLIGPKD, via the coding sequence ATGAGCGACGAACGCTTTCCCGAGCATCTGGCCATCGACAAGCGCTTTCCGGGTTCTGTGCTGGACTGGCATGCCCAGCATGGCGACCGTACGCTGATAGTGGACGGCGAGCGCATTCTGGATATCGCCCGGCTGCTCAAGACGGAATTGGGCTACCATTTTCTGGTGGACCTTGCCGCGGTGGATTATCTGCCGCGCAAGCCGCGTTTTGAGGTCGTGTATCAGTTCATGAATCTCGACACCAAAGCGCGGTTGCGCGTGAAGGTACAATCGGATGAATTGCATCCGGAGGTACCAAGCCTAACGCCGCTCTGGCCAATTGCCAACTGGCTGGAACGCGAAGTCTGGGACCTGATGGGGGTCACGTTCCGCGACCATCCCAATCTGAAGCGCATTCTGCTCTATGAAGAATTCGAAGGGCATCCCCTGCGCAAGGATTATCCCCGCACCGGCCGCCAGCCGCTGATCGGTCCTAAAGACTGA
- the nuoB gene encoding NADH-quinone oxidoreductase subunit NuoB encodes MLTTNGQSPDPGAALQGQVFTTRFDKLLGWARKYSLFQYPFVTACCGMEFMSTACSHYDIDRFGAAFPRFSPRQSDVLWVVGTVSQKLAPLLKTVYDQMADPKYVIAFGACASCGGPYDDYSTLQGIDLIIPVDIYIAGCPPRPEAVLDGLLKLQTLIQDSKQEWGS; translated from the coding sequence ATGTTAACCACGAACGGTCAGAGCCCGGATCCCGGCGCGGCCCTTCAAGGGCAGGTGTTTACCACGCGGTTTGACAAGCTGCTGGGCTGGGCTCGCAAGTATTCCCTCTTTCAATATCCCTTTGTGACGGCCTGCTGCGGCATGGAATTCATGTCCACGGCCTGTTCGCATTATGATATCGACCGCTTCGGCGCGGCCTTTCCCCGTTTCAGCCCCCGGCAATCGGATGTGCTGTGGGTGGTCGGAACCGTGAGCCAGAAACTGGCGCCGCTGCTCAAGACCGTCTATGATCAGATGGCGGATCCCAAATATGTGATCGCCTTTGGCGCCTGCGCCAGTTGCGGCGGACCGTATGACGACTATTCGACGTTGCAGGGGATTGACCTGATTATTCCGGTGGACATATACATTGCGGGCTGCCCTCCGCGTCCCGAAGCCGTGCTGGACGGGCTGCTCAAACTGCAGACACTGATCCAGGACTCCAAGCAGGAGTGGGGATCATGA
- a CDS encoding NADH-quinone oxidoreductase subunit A, with protein MTPPISENNLVAFLVLLVMAGGLVGMFVALSKWFGPKRPNATKDRPFECGILVEAEAQRPYPIKYYLVAILFIVFDIETAFLYPWAVRFKSLGGVGFVSMMIFLSILLVGLYYAVKKRVFDWK; from the coding sequence ATGACTCCGCCCATTTCAGAAAACAACCTTGTTGCGTTTCTTGTCCTGCTGGTCATGGCGGGGGGGCTGGTCGGCATGTTTGTCGCACTCTCCAAATGGTTCGGACCGAAACGCCCGAATGCGACAAAGGACCGCCCGTTCGAATGCGGCATTCTGGTGGAAGCCGAAGCCCAGAGGCCGTACCCGATCAAATACTACCTTGTGGCTATCCTGTTCATCGTGTTCGATATCGAGACGGCTTTCCTGTATCCGTGGGCAGTGCGCTTCAAGAGCCTCGGTGGGGTAGGCTTCGTCTCGATGATGATTTTCCTCAGCATTTTGCTGGTGGGTTTATACTACGCTGTTAAAAAGCGGGTCTTTGACTGGAAATAG
- a CDS encoding DUF3857 domain-containing protein codes for MTKIFKGLTYLRRALARLLMIGAFAFAVPLHASPAASGASPSRNDDSTAGMAASIVVLSDMESLQIDSLGRFHTRRELLCKALDQRGADSLQRRVIHVDTDADTVIIESARIRLFDGTWRNAEVNGFDTPVVPEAPKAPAYSRYSQQTVLFPKLQPGMMAHLVYRIEPKPGAKPSRKGGTVLFGDYVHIMDKQFVIKCPIGTIVHFAMQNSDAFPTISEENGIRTYAWTFHDCMQVDPEPQEVGLANLVPRLLWTLFPDWEALGIWTGDIFWGKVDSSLAAVDGFFLITSPELRGTPALMNATLWNLLNVHAVELPLDITGFTLHSADWVWRTRYATPVDKAVLLTAILRAYGYNPVPVFVPMENVPFCQLPVLEQFRHVILAVPSGEDTLWLDPAAESYAPGDLPHACSYGMGCALVAGTPLIMKVPQTGDSLATRTEIRASLDPSGGLSGFAEGSPHGDAAAHVRQAFLNAGNQARNEYAQRTVRRFGSEARVTEFYMSNVADMVTPLTTRVNFDCPGASHVDSGRLILQIPDSPFDFADCSLDTTVARRYPAEFPVHGRFITECGITVPQDYKLISWPPPLIIQNPYVYIELSIRILPQGLEWTKSVHVKADQIPVADYPAVRAAFEAVEAEKNRQIMVAPVLAKAKPKPAGKLHKRH; via the coding sequence GTGACGAAGATTTTTAAAGGTTTGACCTACCTGCGGCGCGCTCTTGCAAGGCTCTTGATGATTGGAGCCTTTGCGTTTGCTGTGCCCCTGCATGCATCGCCTGCTGCAAGCGGCGCGAGTCCTTCGCGAAATGACGATTCTACCGCTGGGATGGCGGCGTCGATTGTGGTGCTCTCGGATATGGAATCCCTGCAGATCGACTCGTTAGGGCGGTTCCACACCCGGCGCGAACTGCTCTGCAAGGCGCTGGACCAGCGCGGCGCGGACAGTTTGCAGCGGCGCGTTATCCATGTGGACACAGATGCGGACACAGTGATTATCGAGTCTGCGCGCATACGGCTTTTTGACGGCACGTGGCGCAACGCCGAGGTCAACGGGTTTGACACGCCTGTGGTTCCGGAAGCGCCTAAAGCGCCGGCGTACAGCCGCTACAGCCAGCAAACCGTGCTGTTTCCTAAGTTGCAGCCGGGCATGATGGCTCATCTGGTCTACCGGATTGAGCCCAAGCCTGGCGCAAAACCTTCCCGCAAGGGCGGCACCGTGTTGTTTGGGGACTACGTGCACATCATGGACAAGCAGTTTGTGATCAAGTGCCCGATTGGCACGATAGTGCACTTTGCCATGCAGAACAGCGATGCCTTCCCAACTATTTCGGAAGAAAACGGCATCAGGACCTACGCCTGGACCTTTCATGATTGCATGCAGGTCGATCCCGAACCGCAAGAGGTCGGGCTGGCAAATCTGGTGCCCCGACTGCTGTGGACACTGTTTCCCGATTGGGAAGCCCTGGGAATCTGGACCGGCGACATCTTCTGGGGGAAGGTGGATTCTTCGCTGGCGGCAGTGGACGGGTTCTTTCTGATTACGTCACCCGAACTGCGCGGCACTCCGGCGCTGATGAATGCCACACTGTGGAATCTGCTGAACGTTCATGCGGTAGAACTGCCGCTGGATATCACCGGCTTCACGCTGCACTCGGCCGATTGGGTGTGGCGAACCCGCTATGCCACACCGGTGGACAAGGCGGTGCTGCTGACCGCCATTCTGCGCGCATACGGCTATAATCCGGTGCCGGTGTTTGTGCCGATGGAGAATGTTCCCTTTTGCCAGCTTCCGGTGCTGGAGCAGTTCCGCCACGTAATTCTGGCGGTCCCCAGCGGGGAAGATACCCTGTGGCTGGATCCGGCGGCGGAATCTTATGCCCCGGGTGATCTGCCGCATGCGTGCAGTTATGGAATGGGTTGCGCCCTGGTGGCAGGAACGCCGCTGATTATGAAGGTGCCGCAAACCGGGGACTCGCTGGCAACGCGCACAGAGATCCGCGCGTCGCTGGATCCATCCGGGGGATTGTCCGGATTTGCCGAAGGCAGCCCGCATGGCGATGCGGCGGCCCATGTCCGCCAGGCCTTCCTGAATGCCGGGAATCAAGCCAGAAACGAGTATGCCCAGAGAACCGTGCGCCGCTTCGGTTCGGAAGCCCGGGTCACCGAATTCTACATGTCCAATGTGGCCGATATGGTCACGCCGCTGACCACGCGTGTTAATTTCGATTGTCCGGGAGCGTCCCATGTGGATTCGGGCAGGCTGATTCTCCAGATACCCGACAGCCCCTTTGACTTTGCGGACTGCAGCCTGGACACGACGGTCGCGCGGCGTTATCCGGCAGAATTTCCGGTTCACGGACGGTTTATCACGGAGTGTGGAATCACCGTTCCGCAAGATTATAAGCTGATTTCATGGCCCCCTCCGCTGATTATCCAGAATCCTTACGTTTATATCGAACTTTCCATACGTATTCTGCCGCAGGGTTTGGAGTGGACAAAGTCCGTACATGTCAAGGCCGATCAGATCCCCGTCGCCGACTATCCGGCGGTTCGCGCGGCGTTCGAGGCTGTGGAGGCCGAGAAGAACCGTCAGATCATGGTTGCGCCGGTTTTGGCCAAGGCCAAGCCGAAACCCGCCGGAAAGCTGCACAAGCGGCATTAG
- a CDS encoding T9SS type A sorting domain-containing protein, which produces MKKLLGLTLVLCVFAIAGSLQAAALVGSAEDMPRVAGPVRSSSSLDEECTFNFLGFTYGTYSGSETWPGGSGTYYMTGYMLTSSCQTGDTLFGYCIDLDHALQHGAYCADIEDLPVRAAYPEQYPAMAYLLAWHPATSAIEDQIMQLSLWKMTNDQRPASPTSGAPWYTINGGRGYPNGDMPVYPYVNTVYNSVPDVNDAANARIVDALGTIDGLPKNVALCDDQLNVIVGVRDSVSDVVRVPVTVQLLRGANASAVGNTALSGVKLLMSASAGNLNISEAFTDAAGQVHAYITQPLGSHADIQFQVCTNGAWLKTITPCEGYSNQRVVTVNRCSLCVDRVIPGDSWLAAELASFDASIGDHRIELTWRSVSESNISRWEIERSQNGAAFSVLTIVAAANNATGQSYHAVDETALRGVANTYRLVDVDLNGTRTIHRDMQRTATLPAASAASLNYELAANYPNPFNPETSIRFSLVENGHTTLKVFDITGHEVATLADGAMSAGEHTVTFNAANLPSGIYFYKLTTGSFTQTRKMVLAK; this is translated from the coding sequence ATGAAAAAGCTATTGGGTTTGACGCTTGTGCTGTGCGTGTTTGCAATCGCCGGAAGTCTTCAAGCCGCCGCCCTCGTGGGCAGCGCAGAGGATATGCCGCGCGTTGCGGGTCCGGTTCGCTCGTCGTCCAGTCTTGACGAAGAATGCACCTTCAACTTCCTGGGTTTCACCTACGGAACCTACAGCGGATCCGAGACCTGGCCGGGCGGCAGCGGCACCTATTATATGACCGGCTACATGCTGACCAGTTCTTGCCAGACCGGCGACACGCTGTTCGGATATTGTATAGATCTTGACCATGCCTTGCAGCACGGCGCGTATTGCGCGGACATCGAGGACCTGCCGGTGCGGGCCGCCTATCCGGAGCAGTATCCGGCCATGGCGTATCTGTTGGCGTGGCATCCGGCGACCAGCGCCATCGAAGATCAGATCATGCAGCTCTCCCTCTGGAAGATGACCAATGATCAACGGCCCGCCAGCCCTACATCCGGTGCGCCGTGGTACACGATTAACGGCGGGCGCGGCTATCCCAACGGGGACATGCCGGTGTATCCTTATGTGAACACGGTCTACAATTCGGTGCCGGATGTGAACGATGCCGCCAATGCGCGGATCGTGGATGCGCTGGGTACCATTGACGGCCTGCCCAAAAATGTGGCGCTGTGCGATGACCAGTTGAACGTGATTGTCGGAGTGCGGGACTCGGTCTCGGATGTGGTGCGCGTTCCCGTGACCGTCCAGTTGCTGCGCGGCGCGAATGCATCTGCGGTGGGCAATACCGCTCTCAGCGGAGTAAAGCTGCTGATGTCTGCCAGCGCGGGTAACCTGAATATCAGCGAAGCCTTCACCGATGCCGCAGGACAGGTTCATGCTTACATTACTCAGCCGCTCGGTTCCCACGCGGATATTCAGTTTCAGGTCTGCACCAACGGCGCGTGGTTGAAGACGATTACGCCGTGCGAAGGCTACTCCAATCAGCGGGTAGTAACCGTAAACCGTTGCAGCCTGTGTGTCGACCGTGTTATCCCCGGTGACAGTTGGCTGGCGGCGGAACTGGCGTCGTTTGATGCCAGCATCGGTGACCATCGCATCGAGCTGACCTGGCGTTCTGTGTCGGAAAGCAATATCAGCCGCTGGGAAATCGAACGCAGCCAAAACGGCGCAGCCTTTTCCGTCCTGACAATCGTTGCCGCGGCGAACAACGCCACGGGTCAAAGCTACCACGCTGTGGACGAAACCGCACTGCGCGGAGTGGCGAATACCTACCGTCTGGTGGATGTGGACCTCAACGGCACGCGCACGATTCATCGCGACATGCAGCGCACAGCCACGCTGCCTGCGGCTTCAGCGGCATCGCTGAACTATGAACTGGCGGCGAACTATCCGAATCCGTTCAATCCTGAAACGTCCATTCGCTTCTCACTCGTTGAAAACGGCCATACGACACTGAAAGTGTTCGATATTACCGGGCATGAAGTGGCGACGCTGGCTGACGGCGCGATGTCCGCCGGCGAACATACCGTAACGTTCAATGCGGCTAACTTGCCGTCCGGAATCTATTTCTATAAGCTGACCACAGGTTCCTTTACCCAGACCCGGAAAATGGTTTTGGCAAAGTAA